From Spirosoma agri, one genomic window encodes:
- a CDS encoding transglutaminase-like domain-containing protein has protein sequence MSDNELKALISLLDDEDMEVVEHVEQQIRQIGGQMIPLLETEWEGSFNPALQKRIEEIIHDLQYESVLERMRDWKNGGAMDLLEGLWIVATYQYPDLSLNKLRQDIEQLYYDVWIDIKADMHPDEQVRSMNNAFFTKLKFAPNTKHFHSPSNSMINQVLETRRGNPITLCVLYMLIAKRLNLPIYGVNLPNLFVLTYKNDNGVQFYINVFNRGLVFTKKDIDQYIDQLNLKRLDTFYQPCTNADIVRRVLRNLTLAFEKNGDTDRVREVEQILDMVRDDGDGLPLSDYTQR, from the coding sequence ATGAGCGACAACGAATTAAAAGCTTTGATCTCGCTGCTGGACGATGAAGACATGGAAGTGGTTGAGCATGTCGAACAGCAAATCCGACAAATAGGCGGACAAATGATCCCACTGCTGGAGACAGAATGGGAGGGAAGTTTTAATCCGGCTCTGCAAAAACGCATCGAAGAAATTATCCACGACCTGCAATATGAATCCGTTCTGGAGCGCATGCGCGACTGGAAAAACGGGGGGGCTATGGATCTCCTGGAAGGACTTTGGATCGTGGCAACCTACCAATATCCCGATCTGTCGCTCAACAAGCTGAGGCAGGATATCGAACAGCTGTATTACGATGTCTGGATTGACATCAAAGCGGACATGCACCCCGATGAGCAGGTTCGGTCTATGAACAATGCCTTTTTTACGAAGCTGAAATTTGCCCCCAATACAAAGCACTTTCATTCGCCATCCAACTCCATGATCAATCAGGTGCTGGAAACGCGTCGGGGAAATCCGATTACGCTTTGTGTGCTTTATATGCTCATCGCGAAACGGCTAAACTTACCGATCTACGGGGTAAACCTGCCGAACCTCTTCGTGCTGACCTACAAGAACGATAACGGTGTTCAGTTCTACATCAACGTGTTCAACCGGGGACTGGTCTTTACCAAGAAAGACATCGATCAGTATATCGATCAGTTAAATTTAAAACGGCTGGATACATTCTATCAACCCTGCACCAACGCCGACATTGTTCGCCGGGTATTGCGGAATCTGACGCTGGCCTTTGAAAAAAACGGAGATACCGACCGGGTCCGGGAAGTAGAACAAATTCTGGACATGGTTCGGGACGACGGCGATGGCCTTCCCCTATCCGATTATACACAACGGTAA
- a CDS encoding 4'-phosphopantetheinyl transferase family protein, translated as MTVQLTINSDCVAVLRPITEDEPTLRENLPLTLAEQEELATITHPAQRVEWLASRTAIRQLIDAQGLVYAGLHKDEFGKPHLIGTPWHVSLSHTSGWAAAVLHRTRPVGIDIEPIRDQFRRVVPRVLSEDEVNHAAGEPSRLAVYWCAKEALYKLYGKRQLTFREHLHVEPFADGAEHLIGHVRLPDHKAQLTIRCFQIGPGLLAVAF; from the coding sequence GTGACTGTCCAATTAACGATAAATAGTGATTGCGTGGCCGTGCTCCGGCCCATCACCGAAGACGAACCAACGCTCAGGGAAAATCTTCCGTTGACCCTGGCAGAGCAGGAAGAACTGGCAACGATTACTCATCCGGCTCAGCGGGTCGAGTGGCTAGCCAGTCGAACGGCTATTCGCCAGTTGATCGACGCGCAGGGCCTGGTCTATGCGGGTCTGCATAAGGACGAATTTGGGAAACCTCATCTAATCGGTACCCCCTGGCATGTTTCGCTGTCGCACACCAGCGGCTGGGCGGCTGCGGTGTTGCATCGAACGCGCCCGGTCGGCATTGATATCGAACCAATCCGCGATCAGTTTCGGCGCGTGGTGCCCCGTGTGTTATCGGAAGATGAAGTAAACCACGCAGCGGGCGAACCGAGCCGACTGGCTGTTTACTGGTGCGCTAAGGAAGCGTTGTATAAACTCTATGGCAAACGCCAACTCACATTCCGTGAACACCTGCACGTTGAACCGTTTGCCGATGGAGCCGAACACCTCATCGGCCATGTTCGCTTGCCCGACCACAAAGCTCAGCTGACGATCCGCTGTTTCCAGATCGGCCCCGGTTTACTGGCGGTGGCGTTCTAA
- a CDS encoding WD40 repeat domain-containing protein, translating to MIIDKIDTFGGHRDCVYALEQGLQSNQVFSAGADGLVVRWQLDRPDLGELVAKIPASIYSLALHPESGLLWVGQNYEGLHLIDTIRKQEVNSLKLTSAAIFDIKFYRHEAIIALSDGVVAIVDAEQLAVKKHLKTSDQSARCVAVNPVEREMAVGYSDHSVRIFDLTTYALKRTIPAHTNSVFTVVYSPDFRFLLTAGRDAHLKVWDVENGYALHREIVAHMFAINHLTYNAEGTLFATASMDKSIKIWDAETYKLLKVVDRARHAGHGTSVNKLLWTNYDNQLLSASDDRTVSVWKVS from the coding sequence GTGATTATTGATAAAATTGATACGTTTGGCGGCCATCGCGACTGTGTGTACGCACTCGAACAAGGTCTGCAATCCAATCAGGTTTTCTCGGCCGGAGCCGATGGACTGGTTGTGCGCTGGCAACTTGACCGGCCCGATCTCGGCGAATTAGTAGCAAAAATTCCTGCTTCGATCTACTCACTGGCCCTACATCCCGAGAGTGGTTTATTATGGGTTGGCCAAAATTACGAAGGATTGCATCTAATTGATACAATTCGTAAACAGGAAGTTAACTCGCTAAAGCTAACGTCTGCGGCCATCTTCGACATTAAGTTTTATAGACACGAAGCCATTATAGCCCTCTCCGATGGTGTCGTTGCGATTGTCGATGCCGAACAACTGGCAGTCAAGAAACACCTGAAAACATCGGATCAGTCAGCGCGGTGTGTAGCTGTCAATCCCGTCGAGCGTGAAATGGCGGTGGGGTATAGTGATCATAGCGTGCGCATTTTTGATCTGACCACCTACGCACTTAAACGAACGATTCCGGCGCACACCAATTCGGTATTTACGGTGGTGTACTCGCCGGATTTTCGTTTTTTGCTAACAGCCGGGCGAGATGCCCATCTAAAAGTATGGGACGTCGAAAATGGGTATGCATTGCATCGAGAAATAGTGGCGCACATGTTTGCTATCAACCACCTGACCTACAATGCGGAAGGTACGTTGTTCGCTACGGCCAGTATGGATAAATCCATCAAAATCTGGGATGCCGAGACGTATAAATTACTAAAAGTTGTCGATCGGGCCCGGCATGCTGGACATGGTACATCCGTCAATAAATTGTTGTGGACAAATTATGATAATCAGTTACTTTCTGCCAGTGATGATCGTACAGTCTCCGTGTGGAAGGTGAGCTGA
- a CDS encoding DivIVA domain-containing protein gives MKITPIEIRQHTFERGLRGYRTEDVDAFLVSLSQEWERLTGEYKMLKMQLEIAEKDLGKLKEVEMTLFRTLKTAEDTSTQITDQATKAAEHHLADARQKADDILGDARKKSSLMVQDAENQARYLKDNILNDLKALEYDFKALEGYKDNLANQIRTLAGNAVDSVERFEKKFAKQDLKGKIDEVATQIQGELKQDDAQQNPAPETSAEPMPELAAAPVDELPPLIERETSVPESIPVDEPLVDKLNAQLETPDSVAKNQPDPFETAPESVLAEVNTADPATNEPATESQPKRGGSFFDQI, from the coding sequence ATGAAAATCACGCCCATCGAAATCCGGCAGCACACATTTGAACGGGGGCTGCGTGGTTATAGAACCGAAGACGTTGACGCCTTTCTGGTTTCACTCTCTCAGGAATGGGAACGCCTGACGGGTGAGTATAAAATGCTTAAAATGCAGCTCGAGATCGCTGAGAAAGATCTGGGTAAACTGAAAGAAGTTGAAATGACGCTGTTCCGGACGCTTAAAACCGCCGAGGATACCAGCACCCAAATCACCGACCAAGCTACCAAAGCGGCTGAACATCATCTGGCAGATGCAAGACAAAAGGCAGATGACATACTCGGTGACGCTCGTAAAAAATCGTCACTGATGGTACAGGATGCGGAAAACCAGGCCCGCTACCTGAAAGATAACATACTTAATGACCTTAAGGCCCTGGAATACGATTTCAAAGCACTTGAAGGCTACAAAGACAATCTGGCGAATCAGATTCGTACCCTCGCGGGCAATGCGGTTGATAGTGTAGAGCGGTTCGAGAAAAAATTTGCCAAGCAGGATCTTAAAGGAAAAATTGATGAGGTTGCCACGCAGATTCAGGGTGAATTGAAGCAGGACGATGCGCAGCAAAACCCCGCTCCCGAAACGTCTGCCGAGCCAATGCCGGAGTTGGCGGCTGCCCCGGTCGATGAACTACCCCCGCTGATCGAACGCGAAACGTCGGTGCCGGAATCGATACCGGTTGACGAGCCGCTTGTTGACAAACTTAATGCCCAGCTGGAAACGCCGGATTCTGTCGCTAAAAATCAACCTGACCCCTTCGAAACCGCTCCAGAGTCGGTGCTTGCCGAAGTGAACACCGCCGATCCGGCGACCAACGAACCCGCAACCGAATCGCAGCCGAAACGAGGTGGGTCATTCTTTGATCAGATCTAA